The following DNA comes from Halorhabdus tiamatea SARL4B.
GAAACGGACGCGGAAACAACCGGGGAAACGGCCGCACCAGCGGGCGCGACGATCGCCGGGGCCGAGGTCGAGGAGACGACGGACGAAGAAACCCGCGTCCTGGAATTCCGACTGGGCGAGGAGCGCTACTGTCTCGACATCGAGTACGTGGAGGAGATCGTCCGCGAGGAGACCGTCACGCGTGTTCCAAATACGCCCGAGTACGTCGAGGGAGTCGTCGACCTTCGCGGACAGATCACGACGATCCTCGATCCGAAAATCGCCGCTGACATCGAAGCCGAAAACGGCGACCGGCTCATCGTGGTTTTCGATTCCGAGACGTTCGAGGACTACGGCGAGATCGGGTGGTCCGTCGACGCCGTCGATCAGGTGTCGTTGATCGCCGAGGCCGACGTCAAGGAACCGCCGATGGACGAATCGTACATCAACGGCGTCATCGAACGCGGCGAGGACTTCGTCATCTGGACGACGCCCGATCTGGCGCTTGACGTCACCGAGGAGGAGTAACGTCGACCGCATCGGGCGTGACCGTGTCTCGAACGTGAGCGACAGCGTCTTCGACGGCACCGACACTGGTCAAATAGCCGACTCCGACAGCCGTTTTGGCTGCCATCGCCGCCCCGCCACGCAGGATTTTCGGGCCGACCCGGGCGACGGCGTCGTCGCCGACGCTGACGAGCCAGCCAGTCTCGTCGTGACGGTAGCGGTCGAGTCGCGGTTCGAAGCCGCCGTTTTCCCGACGATGTTCGACCACGCGAGTGACGTTCGTCGCTGTGACACCGGCCTGGCGGATCGCTGCGTGGGCCGTCGGCGGGACTCGCGTGCCGTTTTCGTCGACGATCCGAACAGTGTCACCCAGCGCAAACGCGTTCGCATCCAGTCGAAGCGTCGCCGGCACCGTGGGTCGGTCGCCACCCTGGGCCGCTGGCCCTCGAATCCCACCAGCCCAGACGAGCTGGTCGTAGGGAATTGGTTCGCCGTCTGTCACGGTGACGGTGTCCTGG
Coding sequences within:
- a CDS encoding chemotaxis protein CheW, giving the protein MSDDERMDRAERIRQLRQGRRGGESEDGPDDANRSSSTEQADDGTAKAVDGEQPEPDSTTNDEESSADETDPEASATASDGTDGATPKASTPEDDVSTDTGDESEGSALSDGDDTETAEGSDGEPREDDEALSAAQAAAQAAAEFEGENVAEIDSGENGETDAETTGETAAPAGATIAGAEVEETTDEETRVLEFRLGEERYCLDIEYVEEIVREETVTRVPNTPEYVEGVVDLRGQITTILDPKIAADIEAENGDRLIVVFDSETFEDYGEIGWSVDAVDQVSLIAEADVKEPPMDESYINGVIERGEDFVIWTTPDLALDVTEEE